In Chromobacterium rhizoryzae, one genomic interval encodes:
- a CDS encoding GNAT family N-acetyltransferase, whose protein sequence is MKEAELEISTDKHRLDLALIHAFLHDHAPWAKGISRATVEQAIAGSLCFGAYLDGRQVGFARVVTDLATFGYLCDVFVTPEHRGRGYARQLMRGVAAEPALARLRRIVLVTSNAHAVYRPFGFAALEHPERYMELHRPDVYQG, encoded by the coding sequence ATGAAGGAGGCAGAACTGGAGATTTCCACCGACAAGCACCGGCTGGACCTGGCGCTGATCCACGCCTTCTTGCACGATCACGCGCCCTGGGCCAAGGGCATTTCGCGCGCCACGGTGGAGCAGGCCATCGCCGGCTCGCTGTGCTTCGGCGCCTATCTGGACGGGCGGCAAGTGGGCTTCGCCCGCGTGGTGACCGATCTGGCCACCTTCGGCTATCTGTGCGACGTGTTCGTGACGCCGGAGCACCGCGGCCGCGGCTATGCGCGGCAGCTGATGCGCGGCGTCGCGGCCGAGCCGGCCTTGGCCCGGCTGCGTCGCATCGTGCTGGTGACCTCCAACGCCCACGCGGTCTACCGGCCCTTCGGCTTCGCCGCGCTGGAACACCCGGAGCGCTATATGGAGCTGCACCGGCCGGATGTCTACCAGGGTTAG
- a CDS encoding aspartate aminotransferase family protein, with protein MPSPAERAATQAAYAASVNPAWLETLKQCGLDARPLEAEGAWLRLEDGRRWLDFVAGYGAAALGHRPRALLSGLAEDLFDPAPNLHPLGFSGLAGDLAAALLTLAGFADGKALFASTGAEAVEGALKLARMAGGRRRALSFDGGFHGLTLEATELAGGDFWRQGLPRREDCAVLPWGDLAAAAAELARGDVAAVLLEPVQGSAGARAWRGEDLAELAALCRRHGARLIYDEALSGLGRCGAWFAYQALGAPAPDLLIVAKGLSGGVLPVSALLFRQDIYQAVFARPGCAKIHGSTFGGNRLALSCGLRMLELLRQLDAPARARESGRALRRRWREAGLEGFELEGQGLMLALRAGPAAQDRLGEGAAGLLWLQLLQEGVLTVPAAHDAAALRLLPPLNVAEAELDFFLEACRRAIAALEQEATTS; from the coding sequence ATGCCGTCGCCGGCTGAACGCGCGGCGACGCAAGCCGCCTACGCCGCCAGCGTCAATCCGGCCTGGCTGGAAACGCTGAAGCAGTGCGGGCTGGACGCCCGGCCGCTGGAGGCGGAGGGCGCTTGGCTGCGGCTGGAGGACGGCCGGCGCTGGCTGGACTTCGTCGCCGGCTACGGCGCGGCGGCGCTGGGACATCGCCCGCGGGCGCTGCTGTCCGGCCTGGCGGAAGACCTGTTCGATCCGGCGCCCAATCTGCATCCGCTGGGCTTTTCCGGCCTGGCCGGCGATCTGGCCGCGGCGCTGCTGACGCTGGCCGGCTTCGCCGACGGCAAGGCCCTGTTCGCCAGCACCGGCGCGGAGGCGGTGGAGGGCGCGCTGAAGCTGGCGCGGATGGCCGGCGGCCGGCGGCGCGCCTTGAGTTTCGACGGCGGCTTTCACGGGCTGACCCTGGAAGCCACCGAACTGGCCGGCGGCGATTTCTGGCGGCAGGGCCTGCCGCGGCGCGAGGACTGCGCGGTCTTGCCCTGGGGCGATCTGGCCGCGGCGGCGGCGGAGCTGGCGCGCGGCGACGTGGCCGCGGTGCTGCTGGAGCCGGTGCAGGGCAGCGCCGGCGCGCGTGCCTGGCGCGGCGAGGATCTGGCCGAGCTGGCCGCCTTGTGCCGCCGCCACGGCGCGCGGCTGATCTACGACGAGGCGCTGTCCGGCCTGGGCCGCTGCGGCGCCTGGTTCGCCTATCAGGCACTGGGCGCGCCGGCGCCGGACCTGCTGATTGTCGCCAAGGGCCTGAGCGGCGGCGTGCTGCCGGTGTCGGCGCTGCTGTTCCGCCAAGACATTTACCAGGCGGTGTTCGCCCGGCCCGGCTGCGCCAAAATCCACGGCTCCACCTTCGGCGGCAACCGGCTGGCCTTGAGCTGCGGCCTGCGCATGCTGGAGCTGTTGCGCCAGCTGGACGCGCCGGCGCGGGCGCGGGAGAGCGGCAGGGCCTTGCGGCGGCGTTGGCGGGAGGCCGGGCTGGAGGGCTTCGAGTTGGAGGGCCAGGGCCTGATGCTGGCGCTGCGCGCCGGTCCGGCGGCGCAAGACCGGCTGGGCGAGGGCGCCGCTGGCCTGCTGTGGCTGCAATTGCTGCAAGAAGGCGTGCTGACGGTGCCGGCGGCGCACGACGCCGCCGCGCTGCGCTTGCTGCCGCCCTTGAATGTGGCGGAAGCCGAGTTGGACTTTTTCCTGGAAGCCTGCCGGCGCGCCATCGCCGCGCTGGAACAAGAGGCGACGACATCATGA
- a CDS encoding EamA family transporter — translation MKIRHVLLAVLVAAIWGLSFIVVKIGLTECPPLLLAALRFVVVFAVGAWWFTRPSLPWRWYLRAGLCLGVIQFAGLFSAIKLGMPAGIVSVLAQLQVFITLLLASLLLGETRSRLQKAVMALALLGVLLLGYARYQDALPLLPLALALIGSAGFAWGNVELKRAGKVDMFAFTVWMSLVPPLPLLLLSFALEGGPAAAWSAVAGFGWTATLALLFLALVGTLFALGSWGKLLSLYPATLVAPFSLLSPVFGLLGGYWILHEHYDALSIVASALIVAALALNTYAGKLDAARGWLAVQLNKRTAPR, via the coding sequence ATGAAGATACGACACGTATTGCTGGCGGTGCTGGTGGCGGCCATCTGGGGCCTGAGCTTCATCGTGGTGAAGATAGGGCTGACCGAGTGTCCGCCGCTTTTGCTGGCGGCGCTGCGCTTCGTGGTGGTGTTCGCGGTCGGGGCCTGGTGGTTCACGCGGCCGTCCTTGCCCTGGCGCTGGTATCTGCGCGCCGGGCTGTGCCTGGGCGTGATCCAGTTCGCCGGCCTGTTTTCCGCCATCAAGCTGGGCATGCCGGCCGGCATCGTGTCGGTGCTGGCCCAGTTGCAGGTGTTCATCACCTTGCTGCTGGCCAGTCTGCTGCTGGGCGAAACGCGCTCCCGGCTGCAAAAGGCGGTGATGGCGCTGGCGTTGCTGGGCGTCTTGCTGCTGGGCTACGCCCGTTACCAGGACGCCTTGCCCTTGCTGCCGCTGGCGCTGGCCTTGATCGGCTCGGCCGGCTTCGCCTGGGGCAATGTGGAGCTCAAGCGCGCCGGCAAGGTGGACATGTTCGCCTTCACGGTGTGGATGAGCCTGGTGCCGCCGCTGCCCCTGCTGCTGCTGTCCTTCGCGCTGGAGGGCGGACCGGCGGCGGCCTGGAGCGCCGTGGCCGGCTTCGGCTGGACCGCCACGCTGGCGCTGTTGTTCCTGGCCCTGGTCGGCACCCTGTTCGCGCTGGGCAGCTGGGGCAAGCTGCTCAGCCTGTATCCGGCCACGCTGGTGGCACCGTTTTCGCTGCTCAGCCCGGTTTTCGGCCTGCTGGGCGGCTATTGGATCCTGCATGAACATTACGACGCGCTCAGCATCGTCGCGTCGGCCTTGATCGTCGCCGCGCTGGCCTTGAACACTTACGCCGGCAAACTGGACGCCGCGCGCGGCTGGCTGGCCGTCCAACTGAACAAGAGGACCGCGCCGCGATGA